AGGCACGTTGgcaactgccaaggtgcctgggtggcatcgccAGGGTGGCAGGGAatctgccagagtggcactgcccatGAAAGGGGGCGAGTATGAGGGGTAGTGTAGTAACGGGTCACCAGATGTTTGGGAGGATGGGGGGTCCTGAAAAGGAGGGccaaaagggcggggggggggcagcgaccCCTTAGCAGGTTGTCTTcacggagggggggggcgggggggttgcagGGGAGTGACATTGCCCGTGTGTGGAGGGGCCcctcaagctcactttgagatcgggacaccctttcagaatggcggcccgatctctgaggagccggactGGCCAGGGAGTTCAGCTCCCCTGTGATGAAAAgaattcgaagtgtgggctagcACAGAGAGAAACTCCCCTGGATCCAAAGAAATGACTACgtgttagatagtggtggggaactcgccaacaGAACCGGGAAGGAACTCTCAGCCAAACCCGTCTGAAataacacttagaaacatttccgttaAATTAAACCCTTTATTTTACGTTGCCTCTCCACGGTCTTCCgaacaaaatgaatcacttcacacttggtGCTGCATTCAATTTCATCTTCCACTTGTCTTCCCATTCCACCAGCGTGTACATATCTTTTTGAAGTTCCACACTATCCTCTCATTCACAATACTCGCAGGTTATGTTACCTGTAATTTTTGAAATTTTGCCCTGTACACAAATCTAGGGGATTATAATACATATCAGAGAAACAGAGGGTTCCAACACTGACCCCAGGGAACTCCACTCCGGTCTGAAAAACAGCCATTCACCACTAATCTCTGTTTCCTgatactcagccaattttgtacccaCGTTGCTACTTTCTCTTTTGTTCCCCCATGTTATTCTAACTTttctgacatctggggcgaaattctcccgaaacggcgcgatgtccgccgactggcgcccaaaacggcgccaatcagatgggcatcgcgccgccccaaaggtgcggaatgctccgcatctttgggggccgagccccaacattgaggagctaggccgacgccggaggaatttccgccccgccagctggcagaaatggccttgggaaatgacatgtcggggcggcgcatgcgcgggagcgtcagcggccgctgacagtttcccgcgcatgcgcagtggagggagtctcttccacctccgccatggtggagaccgtggcggaggcggaagggaaagagtgcccccactgcacaggcccgcccgcagatcggtgggccccgatcgcaggccaggccactgtgggggcacccccccgggtcagatcgccccgcgcccccccaggaccccggagcccgcccgcgccgccttgtcccgccggtaaataggtgctttaatttacgccggcgggacaggcaatttatcggcgggacttcggcccatccgtgccggagaatcgagcggggggggccgccaaccggcacgattcccgtccccgccgaatctccggtgccggagacttcggcaaccggcggggcgggattcacggcagcccccggcgattctccgacccggcggggggtcggagaatgacgccactgTTGTGTGgccctttatcaaatgccttttggaagtccatgtgttCCACAGCTCAAACCAAGTAACTCATTGCAGAAGAAGTATCAACCTTCCTATCCTTGCTGGTTCAGCACACACTTTGGGCAGCACACTTACCCACTGAGCTATCAGTGATATCCATTCACCACCAGTGTACCAGGTCCACATGCTCTTTAAGGCTGATTATGGGTGTGATCATCCACTCTGCAAAGCACTTGGGATGTTTTCCTCTGTCAACAGTGCTGATGTAAAGGCTGGTTGTTGTTGTTTGGCTTGCCTAACTCTGAATCTGAGGAAAGGTGCTGGTTGTGGAcattcgggctggtttagcacagcgggctatatagctggcttgtaatgcagaacaaggcagtagcatgggttcaattcccgtactggcctccctgaacaggtgccggaatgtggcgactaggggcttttcacagtaacttcactgaagcctacttgtgacaataagcgattattattattattgttgatgTTGAAGTTCTTCTTCTATCTCTCTAGTTTCCAGACTGTGTTGAATTTGCTGAAGAAATGGCTAACCGTGGGAAAACTGTGATTGTGGCGGCCCTGGATGGAACTTTCCAAAGGAAAGTAAGTAGAGGCCTGTGGTATTATCCggtattacagtacccgagaggctgaagaccattggttaaacctaggagtttaccattggctgtttggtatgtagctccgacctgacaggcggggtataagaaccggtgccgtcccagcagccctcattctataccgaagctgctggggaacagttctagtcgattaaagccttcagttatgttactacctcgtctttgattgtaattgatcgtgcatcaaggccatgaggagaaagtgcaactgCACATAGTGGGGCCAAAAGAATACATCTTGTTCAAATTACATGCCACCAGTTCAATATTATAACCATATCTTTTACAACAATTGAATTTAATTCAGTTAATTTTGTCTTAGAaggagggtggcgcagtggttagcgctgctgcctcattgcgctgaggacccgggtttgatcccggccccgggtcactgcccatgcggggtttgcacattctccccgtgtctgcgtgggtctcacccccacaacccaaaaagatgtgcagggtaagtgaattggccacgttaaattgccctttaattggaaaaaaaagaattgggtactctaaatatatttattttttaatttgtcTTGGAGAGGGAAgcaatgcttttaaaaaaatatatatattctgaaaCCACTTGGAATTTCCATCGAGTTCCTGACCCTGCTCACACTTTGAAGCAGGGGTCAGACCCCTTCCCACAGGAAGTGTTTTGgggtttgtggggtgggggtggagatttAGTAGTTTCATTGCCCGGATTGTAAACTGATCCCCAACTCACCTCAGTCCAGGAATAGCAATGTTGAAGTGGGTGGGAAGGTTAGTCACCAGCATAATTTAAGTTCCCATTAAAAAGCTTTTCACCAAGGAGAACTATTCCAGCTTGACACAGTTCCCCCTCACATTTGCAGTTGCCCTGGTGCATTTCTGGTAAATGTGTTCCAGCACATCCATTGCCTGTCCCTGGCACCTGAAAGTTAATTCCAGGATCTTATCATTCCTGACTGCAGTGATCAGAAAGGAACAAAATACTTGCCGTGTGGCAGCAATTCGTGAAGGAGTCAAAACCTAGTCATTGTttttggaatgcaatgctgagcaaCTCTGTTTGTTTCTCTAGGCTTTTGGCAACATTCTGAATCTCGTTCCCCTGGCTGAGAGTGTAGTGAAACTGAGTGCAGTGTGCACAAAGTGCTACGGGGAAGCTGCATATACCAAGAGACTGGGGGCTGAACAAGAGGTttgtatttcactgtctctccacTTTGTTTAGGCTGTTTCTTTGCTCTCTTCCCCCCCTGAATAAACCATTCCCGAGATCCTGGGCCTCATCCAGCATCTTGCCAAGTGTGTGTTCATTGTGTGTGACCCTAGGTAGAGAGAGGAGGTACCTCCATTAAGTACGATTGAGGCACTACCAAAGGCCACATGCATGTCGGTAGAGTTTCCTCTGTCCCAGTTTAGGGCTCAGGCCAATAGTCATTCCTGCGCTGGTACCTCGGCTGAGACCTTGGTACAGGTTTGAGAACTGCGCGATCTTTTGTGTCTCCACTTCAGTCAGACATACTGAGCCATTACAGGATAATAAGGGATTTACTTGCCAATTCATTCAGTCATGCGGCAATTCAATGAGGTGAATGTGACTGACCCATGgcctgaaacagagagagagactagtctAGTCACAGATACCCCTGGGTGTTTCTCCGGCGGTGGGATCCTCCAGTTGGCCGGCAGCGCGCacgtgcccgtgggtttcccgatggcgtgggggtggtcACAGTGAGAaaccccattctccctgtgtctgcgtgggtctcaccccacaatccaaagatgtgcaggtaggtgggttggccacgctaaattgccccttattgggggggcgggggggaggaaataattgtgtactctaaattttaaaaaaagaagtaatTTCTGTTGGTAGCTCCCAGACCAGATGGCCAATTTTAAATCATGTGACCTACTGCAGCTATTTTATAGTTCAGCAGGCAAGGCCTTGATTTAATGTCACAAAGGgcagcttctgacagtgcagcacacctatCGTACTGCAGTGGGGCTTCAACCCACAACTTTCTGTTTCTGAGGCAGGGCCGCTAGgaactgaatcaaggctaaaccaaGAAACAAGCAAGTCTCTTCTCAACAATTTTATTGATGCTGGATCTATTGAAATTCTTAGGACTAAGAGCGATCGATCTTTGTACAGTGGGGAAGTTAAGGCATATGGACCATAGGTTGGTAAAtggaatagagagagaggtcaACCATGATCCCCTGGAAAAATGGAACAGATAttcggggctgaatggccaactcctgttcctagtaGATTGAGAAATCAATGATTTCTGCTCCAAGATTCTTGCACTCAATTCATCAGAATCCTTTTCACTTGGGATGGAGCTAAGGGACAGCAAACATTGGTGGGAGTTGTTTATAGGCTACCAATAATGGTGGCGATGTTGGGCATGGTATAAAAATCAAGAAATTAGAGCTGTGTGTAATTTGGTTAAtacaataatttttaaaaaaaatttagtgtacccaattcattttttccaattaagcggcaatttagcgtgaccaatccacctaccctgcacatcttgaggttgtgggggcgaaacccacgcagacacggggagaatgtgcaaactccacactgacagtgacccagagctgggatcgaacttgggacctcgcgccatgaggcagcaatgctaatcgctgcgccactgtgctgtcctggtTAATACAATAATAATGGAGGACTTCAATTTACTTGTAGACTGGGTAAACACTAATGTCGTGGAGGATGTGGAGTGTGTACAAGATGGGTTTCTGGAGCAATACTTTGAGGAAGAAACTAGGGATTGAGCTACTTTACATTTAGTATTATCTAATGAGAAACGCTAATTAATAACCTTGCTACAAAGGTGCCATTAGGAAATAGTGACACAATGTGATAATTTGACATTGAATTTGAAAGCGATGTAGTTCATTCTGAACATAGGGTCCTGAATCTGAATAAAGACAATTATGAAGGTATGAGGATAACTTGGGTATAATGAATTGGGAAAATACTttgatttttttcttttcttttataaatttagagtacccaattcatttttttcccccaatttaaGGGGAAATACTTTGatgatggtaatgtcactgaaacTTGCTTTCACTCCCACACCACCGGCACACAGCAGCCGCAGTGTGTAACATCTGCAAGATGCTCTGCAGGAAGTCACCAAAGCTCCTctggtagcaccttccaaatccatgactgataccatctagaaggataatggcagtggacacatgggaacaccaccgcctggaagttcccctccaagccactccccatcctgactaggaaatatatcgctgttccttcactgtccctgggtcaaaatcctggaacgctgtccccaacagccctgtgggtgtgcctacaatggactgcagtggtttcagaaggcagctcaccatcaccttcccgagggcaattggtgatgggcaataaatgcttgctatGTTCTCTGCATGATTTAGTTTAGTAACTTTTTTTTTGTGTCCCGTCAGGTGGAAGTGATTGGTGGAACTGACATGTACCGAGCAACCTGCAGGTCCTGCTACTTTGCGAATGATAAACTGTTCGATATGGGGAGTAATAAAGAGAACAGTGAAGAAGAGGGAACTGATCAACATGTAGCTTTGAAACATCTCATCTCCACCCAGCAAAGCAAACCACAAAGAAAACTCTTTGAAAGTCTACACGTCTAACTCCTGAAGTtaatcctccttcccccacccactATCCCCAAACTTTCTCTCCTCCTCTTCTAAGGTGTTGCCTTAAATTGGGTGTGGTCCCTCTGCCATTGACAACTCTTCAGCACTTAGCCCCAAGCAAAGAACCTCATGCGATTCTGGACAAGTTGTTACAGTGTAGAGACATCACAGTCGAGGTTAATTCTGCCCTCTTCCCTACTTCCACACTTGCACTTTCCTTTGGGGACTGGTTGGAGCCTGAAGATGTTACAGGGATTGGTAAAAGcagcattttgtctttttctcttgCTTGCAAACTGCAGCATACATATTTATACTCACTGCATTAGTTCAATATCTGCAAAAAGTCCCTTTGCTTCACTCCGGTTGCATTTTAACTGGGACCGAAGTACTGGCTCTGTTCTCTTCTACCCTGCTCATTCTCCATGTGAGTCTACGCTATGATTGTCAGCTACCAAACTAAATTATCCTTTTACCTGTTGCCCATAATGGACGCACCCTCCAGCAGTCACTGGATTGATGAACAGAATCTATGAGAATGCCCCCTCCCCTATCCCAAAGACGTGCTGCAGCAGTACAGCTAATGGTTAGTTTTTAAAATTATAGATGCACACTTTATATTTTTAATAGCTTTTTCTAATTAGTTACTCAGTCTGGTTTATTAAAATGTACacaggaaatgtacagcacagttcAGTGGCCACAATCATTAATAATTACTAGCTCTGAAACAGGAACAAAAAGAAAACCTTCCAGTCCCCAATGTGATCTTTAGCTGGTATTCCAATGCAGTTTAGTGTGACAAGATTCATGGTGTTTTGTTGGAAATAATTAACTTTGTGGCTACCGATTGCTGGAGTGTAGGGCCGTCATTAATTACTGTGTAGAGTGCTGAAGGAAAAAGAAACCTTGTTTTTATTAACCACCATATTTATTCAACTGCGAAATCATTACTGTAACTGTGTTCCTTACAAAAGGTTTGGTATTATGGGCATATATTTTGAGGGCCATGGCTTCAAAAGccagggtctggattctctgcagccctgtGCCGAAATCTCgtttggcgtgggggtggagaatcaactttcacgccGATATCAGGCCGGGCAGTGTCTGGCAACACTGCGAAATCAGGCCCGGCGGTGTCTGGCAATTctctgggacccgagaatcggcgtgttccCTGAGTACTCCATTGCCAGAGGcacgcccagcgattctccgctcccaaccagccgagttcccgactgcgtggttctaaccacctattgttGTTCGGGAACCTCGCGTAGTGGCTGTGGGCTCAGTCCgaaccgccctggtggggggcggaggggatcGGGGACCAGGGGGGCCTTCTAGGTGGCGGGGGACAGATTGGGCCGGTTGGATCTTCGGGCGGGCGgccgattgggggggggaaggcgcTACATTTTCCAGCAGCCTCCACGGTCCAAGTCCGCCGTGGCGGTCGGTGAGGCCACCGCTGTGTGATACGGggtcccgtatccgcagctaaaactGCGTGAATTGGCTTATCTTTTTGAGGAGACTCCAGAGTGGAACAtcagcgtttttacgccagcgtggggacatgagGTCAtaatcccattttgggagaatgcaGCCCCAGATGTTGGTAACTTCGCTGCAATCGGAGCTGGAGCATTGATGATAATATTTTACTGGCAATCTGAAACCTCAGTAACTACTGTCAATGCTCAGAATATACCAATCTATTTTAGCACTGTCACTTAGAGGAGtagaatttagggcagcacggtgacgcagtgggtagcacagcagcctcacggtgccgaggtcccaggttcgatcccggctctgggtcactgtccgtgtggagtttgcacattctccctgcgtttgcgtgggtttcgcccccacaactttaGCTATGTAATAAAAATGTatctgagacagagagggagagcgagagagagagacagagagggagagtgagggagacagagacacagagagacagagtgagagagacacagagagggatagagagagacagacagacagagagagagacagacagagagagagagagacaggcagagagagagacagacagagagagaccgagtgagagagaaaaaaaataaaaatttatctTTTAAACTTGAGTAAAGTTTTTGGAACATCCTTATTGCTTATAACTTATTGCTCCCACCATTCTACTACTACAGGTTTACAcaaaatcatccagactcaaagcattagctcccttctcactccacagatgtcagacctgctgagattgtccagtattttctgttgatgATTCTTGTTCTGACAGTGGTTTAACACCAGGATTACTGCAGTCAAAAACGTCACAGTTGCACGACTGGTGTTCAATCCTGCATGCACTTCAAAACAGCTCCAGGCCTACAGTGACCATATCCATGTGAAGAGCAGTCTATACGCGATTTCAAAGCGccagaggcccaggttcgattccccgctgggtcactgtctgtgcagtctgcacgttctcccagtgtctgcgaggggtttcctcccacaagtcccgcaggACGcacccgttaggtgaattggacattctgaattctccctcagtgtacccgaacaggcaccggattgtggcgactaggggatttccacagtaacttcattagtgttaatgtaagcctacttgtgacactaataaagattattactttttGATTTTGTGTTCAGCAAAGTCATGGGTGAAGATCTCACTTGGCAAACTTGCTGACAGATCAGTGATGATATTAGACCAGGCTTGAGGGTGAGAAAGGCCTTACAATGTTCTTTGGTGTAGAGAACAAAAGACAGCTCCTGAAAAGAGAGACAGAACATCTGTCTGAGTGATTGTCCATTGTTCTATCCAAACCCCAGTTCCACAGTGCAGGGATGTGCAAAGCTTTGCTGTTTTGGAATGCATGTGTAAAATTTCACACCTTGCTCCCATTAATTTGTTCGAGTTCCCATGTCTCAAATTATTGAAAACAGTTGCCTGCAGCCTTTTATTTAAATTTCTCCAGCTTTAGATAAGCTTCAGCGAAGCTATTGCCCCTCCCAGCTCAAGCACAGTTCTCCACGTACATTTCGACAAGAGGCCAGTCTTTTTACCTGTTGGTTTTCTTTCCCCTTCAGCTCAAAGGCCTTATAGTGTAAAAACACAAAACTATCTGAACTCCGAACAATGTAATACAGCTGCAAAATAATCTGACTGATTTGGCTGCTCCCATGTGACTGGTTAAGTGCTGATCAAATAGCAGCTTGTTAATTGATGTAGGAAATACACATTGTGATTGCAGTACTAACTGCATGACCCTACGGCGTAATCCATAAACAGTTGCAGAGAAGCTAGGCAAAGCTCTCCAGAGGCAGTGCACAGGTTCCATGCAAAACACATCAGAGACTGCACACCTTGCAGGTAATGTGCTGTGGCCTGAAGGCTTTGCAACAACAGTAGCATGCCCATATTTGGAACAAAGCTAGGCGCCACTGCTTTGTGGGTAGTCTAGGAGAAAAATATTAAGTCCATTTAATTTACCTTCTACTTCTATTCTGGTAAATTGTCTTGGGCTAAAATTACCTCACGTACACCATTGTAATAGCGAGTCAATAAAAGCGGAACCATTTTATTCACAATCTGTGACAGTGGAAATTTTAACCAAGCTCACTCGAAGATCAGCATTAGTCTGGTGTGGTTTAATCAAATCAGCCAGGGGCTGTTGTATTATTTGGAGAGAAACAGTGGAATATCAATAATAATATTACATTGCACTTTTATCTGCAAAGAAAGAAGCCCAAAAGTGCTGAGAATATGGAATTTGATGGTTCATGTCAGCATTCATTGCTCCTGTGGCTTCAACACTCTTGTTCTCAGCCGACACTAGTAAACTGAAAGATTACAGGGTAGGGGAAATGAGGGATTTGTGAGCCGGTCATTTATGTAAACATTTTATAAAAATGCACAAAGGCCTCCAAATTTACAATTCTTTAATTAGACCAAAACGGAATGCTTGCCAAACTAATTTGAGTATGTTACAATTTGTAATTCAGATTTTGAGACCCTCATCCATGCTGAAGGATACAGTTGAAATTACGATCAGCACATATCACAGGAAACACTCCACATTCACAACAGGTAAAAGTACAAAATAGTTAAAATCGTTCAAAAGAGGtaaagccagggcagcacggtggcacagtggtgtagcaccgtcaatatgacgcgaggcaggttgaggtaatgtcatttgaaggctttaataagcagaactttaaccccagcagcgtggttacagaatgtagctgctgagggaaatggagggaaaaactgggttcttataccggcatttctgggtggagtccagtaggtggcagatcctatcaggacctggcatccctccaccaatagcctgtcgacacgtggtgtactgtattacccctaatacataccaccacattcaccccttgttgagaaaaacccggcgggatggtggtaggggtttacagagtcggtactgtgccgtaactttgaacaaaacacaaaattatcgcttcaacgggccaaacagggtcggcatgatgccataagtataacaagacacaataactgaaaacgttgagagttaaagtgattcgatgagccggatgggtgccctggtcgtcctttccaatcgtctcgggcatggtggtgatggcgctggctcgagtcccgtcgactctgggagcgtagcgctgtgtcTTTactcctgtgtccttactcctgggaggagaaccgaaccccccgggaagggggtggctgcgggatgaaccggcgggagtgaggaggtggtgattggcgttggggggggtgtgggtagctccggcggccgccagatctcgcagggagaccgtgtcctgtcggccatcggggtactccacataggcgtattgcgggttggcgtgaaggagatgcacccgttccaccaacggatctgacttgtgcacccgcacatgtttccggagcagaatgggtcccggagctgctagccaggtcggaagtggcgttccagaggaggacgtcctaggaaagaggaggaggcgctcgtgaggcgtttgattcgtggtggtgcacagcagggaccggatagagtgaagg
This region of Scyliorhinus torazame isolate Kashiwa2021f chromosome 18, sScyTor2.1, whole genome shotgun sequence genomic DNA includes:
- the tk1 gene encoding thymidine kinase, cytosolic codes for the protein MNCLHTSQGALSSPRKVKGQIQIIFGPMFSGKSTELMRRVRRFQIAQYDCLVVKYAKDTRYSKEDLATHDKLTMQAVPATKLSEVFQEAEKSSVIGIDEGQFFPDCVEFAEEMANRGKTVIVAALDGTFQRKAFGNILNLVPLAESVVKLSAVCTKCYGEAAYTKRLGAEQEVEVIGGTDMYRATCRSCYFANDKLFDMGSNKENSEEEGTDQHVALKHLISTQQSKPQRKLFESLHV